In Priestia megaterium NBRC 15308 = ATCC 14581, the following proteins share a genomic window:
- a CDS encoding 1,2-dihydroxy-3-keto-5-methylthiopentene dioxygenase: MAHIRLHVNNKRIETQEEVSAFLANNEVIYENWDITKLPENLREKYDLTDEEKTEILNAFGEDIKDISKRRGYKAQDVISLSESTPNIDELLKNFQRKHIHTDDEVRFIVSGHGIFVIQGKDGEFFDVELEPGDLISVPENILHYFTLMEDRKVVAVRIFVTTEGWVPIYA, from the coding sequence ATGGCGCACATTCGCTTACATGTAAACAATAAAAGAATTGAAACTCAAGAGGAAGTATCAGCTTTTCTGGCAAACAATGAAGTTATTTATGAAAACTGGGACATTACAAAACTTCCAGAAAATCTTCGTGAAAAATATGATTTAACTGATGAAGAAAAAACAGAAATTTTAAACGCTTTTGGTGAGGATATTAAAGATATTTCGAAACGCCGCGGCTATAAAGCTCAAGATGTTATCTCGTTATCGGAATCTACACCAAATATTGATGAATTGTTAAAAAACTTTCAGCGCAAGCATATTCACACAGATGACGAAGTTCGCTTTATTGTAAGCGGTCATGGAATCTTTGTTATTCAAGGAAAAGACGGCGAATTTTTTGATGTTGAATTAGAGCCGGGCGATTTAATTTCAGTACCAGAAAACATTCTTCATTACTTTACATTAATGGAAGATCGCAAAGTAGTCGCTGTCCGAATTTTCGTGACAACTGAAGGATGGGTACCTATTTACGCATAA
- the mtnW gene encoding 2,3-diketo-5-methylthiopentyl-1-phosphate enolase, with protein sequence MSEIVASYLLHDNKGNFHKKAEGIALGLTVGSWTDLPLLDQQQLQKHKGRVVSVTELQDCERVNGYLGGEIKQAIVKIAYPTANFSRDLPAILVTVFGKLSLDGKVKLLDLDFPDELLAEFPGPRFGIEGIREKLGVYDRPLVMSIFKGVIGRDMTYLTTQLREQALGGVDLVKDDEILFDSERTPFEARVTEGKKVLNEVYEKTGHRTLYAVNLTGRTFELKEKARKAAELGADALLFNVFAYGLDVLQALREDDEINLPIMAHPAVSGALTPSEFYGFSNSLLLGKLLRLAGADFSLFPSPYGSVALSLEDTTGIAYELTRPVYKYKQSFPVPSAGIHPGMVPQLVKDFGIDSIINAGGGVHGHPDGAIGGGKAFRAAIDAVLSHQTLAEKAEESKELQKALQLWGTVEVKA encoded by the coding sequence ATGAGCGAAATCGTTGCAAGCTACTTACTACATGATAATAAAGGAAATTTTCATAAAAAAGCGGAAGGAATCGCTTTAGGACTAACCGTCGGCTCATGGACAGATCTGCCGCTTTTAGATCAGCAGCAGCTTCAAAAGCATAAAGGGCGCGTCGTGTCCGTAACTGAGCTTCAAGATTGCGAACGTGTAAACGGATATTTAGGCGGAGAAATTAAGCAGGCTATTGTCAAAATTGCTTATCCAACTGCCAACTTTTCAAGAGATTTACCGGCTATTTTAGTTACAGTTTTCGGAAAACTATCACTTGATGGAAAAGTGAAATTATTAGACTTGGATTTTCCTGATGAATTATTAGCTGAATTCCCAGGACCACGCTTTGGAATAGAAGGTATCCGAGAGAAACTAGGCGTTTATGACCGTCCGCTTGTGATGAGTATTTTTAAAGGCGTGATTGGAAGAGATATGACGTACTTAACAACTCAGCTGCGTGAGCAAGCGCTTGGCGGAGTGGATTTGGTTAAAGACGACGAGATTTTGTTTGATAGTGAACGAACACCTTTTGAAGCTCGCGTTACAGAAGGAAAAAAAGTACTGAATGAAGTATACGAAAAAACGGGACACCGCACGCTGTATGCTGTTAATTTAACGGGACGAACGTTTGAGTTAAAAGAAAAAGCGAGAAAAGCAGCTGAGCTAGGAGCCGATGCTCTTTTATTCAACGTATTTGCTTACGGGTTAGACGTACTGCAGGCACTTCGAGAAGATGATGAAATTAACTTGCCGATTATGGCACACCCAGCTGTTAGCGGAGCGCTTACGCCGTCAGAGTTTTACGGTTTTTCAAATTCATTGCTGCTTGGAAAGCTATTGCGTTTAGCCGGAGCAGATTTCTCACTGTTTCCATCACCATACGGAAGCGTAGCGCTTTCTCTTGAAGATACGACAGGCATTGCCTACGAATTAACGCGTCCTGTATACAAATATAAGCAGTCTTTCCCGGTTCCTTCAGCAGGAATTCATCCTGGAATGGTACCGCAGCTTGTGAAGGACTTTGGAATCGACAGCATTATTAATGCAGGAGGCGGAGTTCACGGTCATCCAGACGGAGCTATCGGAGGAGGAAAAGCATTCCGTGCGGCGATAGATGCAGTACTCTCTCATCAAACACTAGCCGAAAAAGCTGAAGAATCAAAAGAGTTGCAAAAAGCTTTGCAACTATGGGGAACAGTAGAGGTGAAAGCATGA
- a CDS encoding 2-hydroxy-3-keto-5-methylthiopentenyl-1-phosphate phosphatase, protein MTSLKIFCDFDGTITNSDNIIAIMKQFAPPEWESIKDDVLAQRVSIQEGVGQMFALLPVELKEDIISYILETSAIRDGFDDFIAYTKEHHIPLYIVSGGIDFFVKPLLGNRVAEEMLYCNGSDFSGEHISITWPHTCDKQCTNDCGCCKPTIIRHLADERDHTVVIGDSITDLQAAKLADTVIARDFLIEKCEELSLPYRPFSTFYDVIHHLQELTEEVKA, encoded by the coding sequence ATGACATCGTTAAAAATCTTTTGTGACTTTGATGGAACAATTACAAATAGCGATAACATTATTGCTATTATGAAACAATTTGCTCCTCCGGAGTGGGAAAGTATTAAAGACGACGTGTTGGCACAGCGCGTCTCCATTCAAGAAGGAGTTGGGCAAATGTTTGCCTTGCTCCCCGTGGAATTAAAAGAAGATATTATTTCTTATATTTTAGAGACATCTGCTATTCGAGATGGATTTGATGATTTTATTGCCTATACAAAAGAGCACCATATTCCGCTTTATATTGTAAGCGGAGGAATTGACTTTTTTGTAAAACCACTTTTGGGAAATCGAGTTGCAGAGGAAATGCTCTACTGCAACGGATCTGATTTTTCCGGTGAGCATATTTCCATTACGTGGCCTCATACATGTGATAAACAGTGTACAAATGACTGCGGCTGCTGTAAGCCAACGATTATTCGCCATCTTGCAGATGAAAGAGATCATACGGTTGTTATTGGCGATTCAATTACGGATTTGCAGGCTGCCAAATTAGCTGATACGGTCATTGCACGTGACTTTTTAATTGAAAAATGTGAAGAGCTATCTCTACCGTATCGTCCTTTTTCTACTTTTTATGATGTAATTCATCATTTACAAGAATTAACAGAAGAGGTGAAAGCATGA
- a CDS encoding methylthioribulose 1-phosphate dehydratase, protein MSIMAQQRLHELADIKDELAERDWFFGTSGNLAIKVDQNPTTFFVSASGKDKRKRTNEDFLLVDQYGKPAEDTHLKPSAETLLHVKIYDLTNAGCSLHVHTIDNNVISELYGDEGVISFKGQEIIKALGIWEEDAEITVPIIPNYADIPTLAEEFSHHIKGDQGAILIRNHGITVWGKNAFETKKALEAYEFLFSYHVKLLSLKGIKLKVHL, encoded by the coding sequence ATGAGTATCATGGCTCAGCAAAGGTTGCATGAGCTTGCGGATATAAAAGATGAGTTGGCAGAGCGCGATTGGTTCTTCGGTACAAGCGGAAACTTAGCGATTAAAGTGGACCAAAATCCGACAACTTTCTTTGTATCAGCAAGTGGAAAAGACAAAAGAAAACGTACAAATGAAGATTTTTTATTAGTTGATCAATATGGAAAGCCTGCAGAAGACACGCATTTAAAGCCTTCTGCTGAAACGCTTTTACACGTTAAGATTTACGATTTAACGAATGCTGGGTGCAGTCTTCATGTACATACAATCGACAACAACGTGATCTCCGAACTGTACGGAGATGAAGGCGTTATTTCATTCAAGGGTCAAGAAATTATTAAGGCGCTAGGGATTTGGGAAGAAGATGCGGAAATTACTGTTCCGATTATTCCGAATTACGCAGATATTCCGACACTAGCAGAAGAGTTTTCTCATCATATAAAAGGCGATCAAGGCGCGATTTTGATTCGTAACCATGGGATTACGGTATGGGGAAAAAATGCATTTGAAACAAAAAAAGCGCTAGAAGCCTATGAATTTCTATTTAGCTACCACGTCAAATTACTGTCACTTAAAGGCATTAAGCTAAAGGTGCATTTATAA